The Arthrobacter sp. D5-1 genome segment ATCGCGGCGTTGTCCTTGATGTCCGGCGCGTACATCGGCGAGATCTTCCGTTCCGGCATCCAGAGCGTGGACAAGGGACAACTCGAAGCGACCCGCGCCCTCGGGTTCAGTTACGGCTCATCCATGCGCCTCGTAGTGGTGCCCCAGGGAATCCGCAGGGTCCTTCCTGCCTTGGTCAACCAGTTCATCGCATTGATCAAAGAATCCTCGTTGGTGTTCATGCTGGGTCTTCTTGCCACAGAGCGTGAGATCTTCCAGATCGGCAAGGATGCCGCCGCCAACAGCGGCAACCTTTCCCCGTATGTCGCTGCAGCCATCTTCTACCTCGCGCTGACCATCCCGCTCACGCACTTCGTGAACTGGATTGATGCCCGCATGCGCTCCGGCCGGCCGGAGAAGAAGGAACCGGACGAGGCAGCAGCAGTGGTAGGAAAGGGAGCCCAGGCATGAGTGAATTCGCTTCAGGAACGTTAACGGCGAAGAACATCCATTTGTCCTTCGGCAGCAACCACGTGTTGCGGGGCATTGACCTGCACGTCGAGAAGGGCACAACGGCCTCCGTGATCGGCCCCTCGGGCTCGGGCAAGTCAACGCTCCTGCGCGTAATGAACCGGCTCATCGAGCCGGACCAGGGGGACATCCTGCTGGATGGACGCTCTGTCCTCAAGGACAACCCGGACGAATTGCGGCGCCGCATTGGCATGGTCTTCCAGCAGTTCAACCTTTTCCCCCACAAGACGGTGGCGGAGAACATTTCGCTGGCCCTGCGCAAGCTCCGTGGCATGTCCAAGGAACAGGCCCGCGATGAAGCACTGGCCCAGTTGGACCTGGTGGGCTTGAAGCACAAGGCAGACGCGCGGCCAGCCAACCTCTCAGGTGGACAGCAGCAACGTGTAGCGATTGCCCGCGCGCTGGCCATGAAGCCCGAGGTCATGTTCTTCGATGAAGCCACCTCCGCACTGGACCCGGAGCTCGTCAAGGGCGTCCTTGCCCTGATGACGGATCTGGCCCAAGGCGGCATGACCATGGTGGTGGTGACCCACGAGATGGGCTTCTCCCGCAATGTCTCCGACGTAGTGACCTTTATGGACGCTGGTGTAGTGGTGGAGTCCGGCCCCCCGGAGCAGCTTTTCACCAATCCGCAAACGGAACGCCTGCAGGGCTTCCTGTCGGACGTCCTTTAGCCAAGACAACCACAAGTCTTGAGAACCCCGCCTTCGTTTCGAAGGCGGGGTTCTTTACTGTGATCATTACCCTGCTTTGACCCGCAGCACTGTCAGGGCGGCAGCATCCACCTTGGCGCGGAAGGAGGCATCTGCTGTGGCTTTCTTCACCACGGCCTGGTGCATGGCAGGAATGCTCGCAGGATCTGCACACACCAGCATGGTTCCACCGGCCGCGAAGAAATTCAGGGCGCGGTCCGCATCGGACCAGGCGCCCAATTGCGCGGCACTGCAGAGGTCGTCGGATAGGACAATCCCCGTGAAGCCGGCGTCTGAACGCAGCATCGTCTCCATCACCGTAGGCGAGAAGGGTGCGATGTTCGAGGGGTCAATCTTGTCGTAGTAGGCATTCGATACCATGACCCACTGCGTGCCTGATGCGATGGCAGCGTGGAACGGTTCCAGGGCGGGATCGTTCCGGGTGGTGGAGGTATCCCTGACATCGCTGGTGACATCCGTGTTGGGGACTACCCTGCCCAGGCCGGGGAAGTGCTTCACTACAGGGGCGACGCCCGCGTCCTTCATGCCATCGGCAAAGGCATTGCCCAGGGTCGACACTGTGCCCGGTGCATAGCCGTACTCACGTTGGAAGTGGCCAATCGGAGCATTGGACGGCGCAAACTCCGGGCTGGTGACTGTGTCCAGCACGGGCGCAAGATTGACGTTGACGCCGGCGCTTCGCAGCTCCTTGCCCCAGGTTGCAGCATCGGCGCGGAGCTTTGACTCCCCTGCCCCTGCCTGCACCAACGCTGTGGGAATTGTTGAGAACCCCGGACCCGAAAGAACCTGGACATACCCGCCCTCCTGGTCGGTCGCTACGAAGAGGGGCAAACCGCCGGTGGTGGCGGTGGAAACCGTTCCCGTCAACGACGACACGACGGCAGCGGTGGCAGCACTGCCTGCCTTGCTGCGCCCGCTCAAGTAGACGTTGCCCGCGTGGTATTCCTTCAACGCCTGCATGGTTCCTGGCTCGGCGCCGGTGGCCTTGGCCGCCACCATGAACAGTTGGCCTACCCTTTGTTCAAGACTGAGCGCCGCCAACTGTTGCTCCGCGGCCGTAGGAGCGCTGGTGGCAGGCGCAGCGGAGGGCGGAGGCACCGTGGATGGCTTTGTTGGCGCCGCTGATGTGGTGGCTGGCTGCGGAGTGCCCGGCGGTGAAGAGGCAGAAGCCGACGGCGTCGCTTCCGTTGCGGGTGGGACGGTGCCTCCGCTGCCGCTTGAGCAGCCGGACGCCATGGCGACCAAAGCTCCAGCCGTCGCGATGCTTACACCGAAGGATGCAATTGTCTGGGTCTTGCGCATGGTAAACCGTTAGTTCGTTGGGGGTGGGTTTCCACCTACGAGCCTACCCCTTGCGGACACAGCAATGCCCCGGGCAAGTGCCTTCCGCACCAGCCCGGGGCATCAGCAGGGTCAGGCCGTGGCGCCGGCAGCAGCCTGTGCAGCTGCGGGAAGCGCCTCGAAAATACGGTTCATTGCTGCGTCGTCATGGGCAGCAGACAGGAACCATGCTTCGAAGACGGACGGCGGCAGGTAAACGCCCGAGTCCAGCATGGAGTGGAAGAACGGTGCGTAGCGGAAGCTCTCCTGAGCCTGCGCGTCGTCGTAATTGTGCACGCCGTGGGCCGAGGTACCAAAGGCGACCGAGAACAGGTTCCCTGCCCGCTGGATTGAGTGGTCAACGCCTGCAGCATCCAGAGCTGACGAAAGTGCCGCGGAGAGTTCCAGCGAGCGGGCATCAACGTAGGCGTAGACCTCCGGTGTTGCATGGGTCAGCGTGGCTACGCCGGCCGCCATGGCCACGGGGTTTCCGGACAGCGTGCCGGCCTGGTAGACCGGGCCAACGGGAGCAAGGTAGTCCATGACGTCGGCACGGCCGCCGAGTGCCGCCGTCGGCATTCCGCCGCCGATGACTTTGCCGAAGGTGAGCAGGTCAGGCGCCCACCCTTCCTGGCGGCCTGTCAGGCCCCAGTAGCCGGAGTAGCCAGTGCGGAACCCGGTCAGGACTTCATCCACGATCAGGAGGGCCCCGTGCTCCTTGGTGATGCGGGACAGCCCTGCGTTGAACCCCTCTCCCGGTGTGACAACGCCCATGTTGGCGGGAGCCGCTTCCGTGATCACTGCGGCAATGTTGTTACCGTGCGTGGCGAAGGCAGCCTCAACTGCGGCGAGATCGTTGTAAGGCAGGACCAAGGTTTCAGCTGCTGTTGCCTCGGTGACGCCGGCCGAGCCTGGAAGGGCCAGGGTGGCAACACCGGAACCTGCGGCCGCCAGCAAACCGTCCAAGTGGCCGTGGTAGCAGCCAGCGAACTTGATGACCAGGTTGCGGCCGGTGAAGCCACGGGCGAGGCGTACGGCGGTCATGGTCGCCTCGGTGCCGGTGGACACCATGCGCAGGCGCTCAACGGCGGATACGCGGTCCTTGACGATCTCGGCCAGGTTGGCCTCATCCGGAGTGGAAGCACCGAAGGACAGGCCGCGGTCCACGGCGGCGTGCACGGCGTCGAGTACGGCAGGGTGGGCATGGCCCAGCAGCGCAGGGCCCCAGGAGCAGACAAGGTCCACGTACTCCTTGCCGTCGGCGTCCGTGAGGTAGGCGCCCTTGGCCGAAACCATGAACTTCGGGTTGCCACCGACGGATCCAAAGGCACGGACCGGGGAGTTCACGCCACCAGGCATGAGGGACCGGGCGCGGTCGAAGAGCTGATCGGACACAGGGGTGTTGGAAGTCATGGTTCCTATTCTTTCAGTGATTCAGGAGCAGCCGGTCTGTGATTCAGGAGCAGCCGGTCAGTGATTCAGGAGCAGCCGGTCTGCGATTCAGGAGCAGCCGGTCTGCGTCGTGTGCGCCTATTCGGAAGCAAGCAGCCGGGCAACCCGCGGGGCCACCTCGGTGCCATAGAGCTCAATGCAACGCATCATGGATTGGTGGGGCAGGGTCCCGTTGCTGTACTTCAGGTCGAAGCGGTCCACACCCAGGGTGCGTTTGAGGAGGACGATCTTCTGCGCAACGGTTTCCGGCGAACCCACGTAGAGGGCGCCTTCGGGGCCGCACATGGCCTCGAATTCACCGCGGTTTCCAGGACCCCAGCCGCGCTCAGCGCCGATCCTGTTGCGCTGGTCCAGCCAATGCGGGAAGAGCTCCTCCCGGGCGGCCTCATCCGTATCGGCAATGAAGCCCGGCGAGTGCGTTGCGATCTGGCGCATCGGGTGTCCGTACTTCGCCATCGCATCGCGGTAGAGGTTCACCAGCGGGGCAAAGCGGCGGGGTTCTCCCCCGATGATGGCGAAAATGATCGGGTAGCCGTATTCGGCACAGCGCAGCACGGACTCGGGTGTTCCGCCTACGCCAATCCAGGCCGGCAGCAAATGGTGCTGCAATTTCGGGTACACCTGGAGTCCATTGACATTGGGCCGGGTACGGCCCTCCCAGTGGACCGGCTTCTGGGCACGAACCTTGTCGAAGAGCTCCAGCTTCTCCTCGAAAAGGACCTCGTAGTCAGCCAGGTCGAGGCCGAAGAGCGGGAAGGATTCAATGAACGAGCCCCGGCCCAGCATGACTTCAGCCCTGCCGTTGGACAGCGCATCCACAGTGGAGAAGCGCTGGAAAACTCGAATGGGATCATCCGAGCTCAGCACCGTAACAGCCGAGCCGAGACGAATCCGGGATGTCACTGCGGCGGCGGCTGCAAGGAAGACCTCGGGTGCGGAGACTGCGAAGTCCCGGCGATGGTGTTCCCCTACCCCGAAGGCATGGATCCCGACGGCGTCGGCCAACTTCGCTTCTTCGAGCAACTCGCGGAGGACGCGGGCGTGTTCTTTGGGGTTCCCGTCAGCGTCGACGCCGGCATCGCCAAAAGTGTTCAGCCCCAGGAGGATGTGGTTGGCAGCTACCGGCGCGGCGGGGTCGGACGGCCCGCCGCGATCCGGGGAGGCGCCGGGGTCGGAGGGAACGGATGTCATCAGGACTCCTTCAGCCAGCCTGCCAGTTCGGAGGCCCAATAGGTCAGCACGGTATCGGCTCCGGCACGCTTGATTCCCAGGACGGATTCGGTGATGGCACCGCGCCTGTCGATCCAGCCGTTGGCCGCAGCAGCTTCGATCATGGCGTACTCGCCGGAGATTTGGTAGGCCGAGACAGGTACCGGGCTCATGGCTGCGACGTCGGCCAGGATATCCAGGTAGCTCATGGCCGGCTTTACCATCACCATGTCGGCACCCTCTTCAAGGTCCAGTTCCACCTCCAGGATGGCTTCCCGGCGGTTTGCTGCGTCCATCTGGTAGGTCCGACGATCGCCCTTGAGCTGGGAATCGACTGCTTCACGGAACGGGCCGTAGAACGCCGACGCATACTTGGCTGCGTAGGCAAGGACCGCGGTGTTCTTGTGGCCGGATTCCTCCAACGCCTGACGGATGACAGCGATCTGGCCATCCATCATGCCTGAGGGTCCCAGTACATGGGCCCCCGCATCGGCCTGGGCTACAGCCATCTGTCCGTAGATCTCCAGGGTGGCGTCGTTGTCCCCATAGCCATCGGCATCGAGGACCCCGCAGTGGCCATGGTCCGTGAACTCGTCCAGGCAAACGTCGCCCATGATGACCAAGTCATCCCCCACCTCAGCCTTGACGTCGCGGATGGCCTTGTTCAGGACGCCTTCCGGGTCGAGTGAGGCCGTGCCCTGCGCATCGCGGACGGAGGGGACGCCAAACAGCATGATGCCGCCCACTCCAAGCTCCACAGCTTCGGATGCAGCGCGTTTCAGGGAATCAGTGGTGTGCTGGACCACACCCGGCATGGAGCTGATGGGGCTTGGTTCGGTGAGGCCCTCCCGGATGAACGCCGGGAGGATCAGGTCTGCAGGTGCCAGCCGGTTCTCTGCGGTGAGCCTGCGCATGGCGGGAGTGGTGCGCAGACGGCGGGGACGATGGTTTGGAAAGCTCATTGCGGGTTCCCTTCGTTGGCGAAAACAGATTCCAAGGCGGCCACGATGCCGTCCGGGGTTGGTTCTTTGGCTGTGGCGGCCACGGTGAGGCCAAGACGCGAGGCCTCACCCGCCGTCGGACGCCCGATGGCAATCAAGTGGCACCTGCCTAGCGGCGGCAAGGTTTGGGCGATGCGGCGTGCGGCGCTGGGCGAAGCAGCCACCACGGCGTCCACAGTGCCTGCCTTGAGGCCGGCCCGTGCTTCTTCCGGGCTGAGCATTGGCAGCACGCTGTCCTCGGAAACCTCGACGGCGGGCGGCAGTTCCGCCGTCAGGCGACGTCCCGTCCCGGCCGGGTAGTCCACGGTGTGGTAGGCAACCACGGAGGTCACGTCAGCACCTTTTGACGCCAGGCCTTCCCGAAGGCCGGGTGCCGCGATATCTGCTTGGGGCAGGAGCACCCGGACCGGCGCGGGCTCCCACAGTTCCACCAGTCCGTCAGCAGACTGACGCTCCGTCGGCGCCAGGTGGACGGAGAGGCCAATGGATTCCAGGACCCGCAACGAGGACGGCCCGATGGTCGCCACCCGGGTGGCTGCCGGAACGAGGGCTGCCGGGGTTGTGCCCCGCTCTGCAGCCTTCTCAAGTAGGACTCGGGCACTGGTGATGCTGCTGATCACCAACCAATCGAATTCACCGGCAGCCAGGCGGTCGAGGGAATCGTCCAGGGGTGCCTGGTCTTTTGCCCGTTCAAAATCGATCAGGGGCAGCACCAAGGGTGCGGCGCCGAGGCTGGTCAGCAACGACGCCAGCGGCTTGGCACGGTCGGCGCTCCTGGTGATCAGGATGCGCCGACCGGTTAGCCCTCGTGGATCCTGCGGTTCAGGACGCGGCAAGGTCCGCGATCTCCGCGGCACCGGCAGCGAGCAACAACTCAGCCACCTCGATGCCGAGCAACGTGGCGCCGACTTCCGTGAGGCCATCGGTGGCTTTTTTCTCACGAACGGTCTTGGTGCCATCCACAGCGCAGACCACTGCCTCCAGGTGCAGCATGCTGCCCTTGCGGAAGGCGTAGGCACCCACCGGAGCAGCGCAGCCGGCTTCGAGCCTGGCCAACACGGCACGCTCGGCTGTCACCGCCAGCCGGGTGTCGTCGTCGTTTAATGCCGCCAAGGCCTGGGCCAGCACGCCGTTTGAACCCGCGGTGGACCCTGGCTGGCGCGGAGCATCCCCAGTTCGGCATTCGATGGCCAACGCACCTTGCCCGGGTGCGGGCAACATGACGTTGGTTTCGAAGAACTCACTGACGGTGTCCAGCCGGTCCATTCGTTCCAATCCAGCGGCGGCCAAAACCACTGCGTCGAGGTCGCAGGACTTACCCGGCACAACCTCATCCGTGATGTTGCCCGGGAGGCCGGGAACCCGGCCGAGGCGGGTATCGACGTTGCCGCGGATGTCCAAGACCTCGATATCGGGCCGGGCTGCCCGGAGTTGGGCAGCGCGGCGTGGTGAGCCTGTACCTACTTTGGCACCGCCCGGCAGCTCAGAGAGCGTCATCCCGTCCCGTGCGCAGAGAACATCACGGACATCCACCCGCTTGGGTGTTGCAGCGATGCTCAGGCCAAGGGCTGCGCCGGTGGGCAGGTCCTTGAGGGAGTGCACCGCGACATCGCACGTGTCAGCCAGCAGCGCGTCACGCAAGGCGGCGACGAACACACCTGTTCCGCCCATCTGGGAAAGGGAACCGGTTTTGACGTCGCCCTCGGTCTTGATGTGAACCAGCTCTACCGGGAAGCCGCCAACCGCGGACAACTTGTCCGCCGTCTGCTGCGTCTGCGTCAGTGCCAGCTTGCTGGCCCTGGTGCCGATGCGAACGGTCACTTGGCAGCCTCCGCAGCCGGGTAGGCGTCGTGGCCGATGCCCACCGTGGTGCCAACCTCTGAAATAGCGGGCTTCGCTCCACGGAAGTTCTCGCAGCAGTTGGGGCGGCAAACGTCGTACCACGGTCCGAGGTCCGTGACGTGGGGGCGCTCGGCGATGTTGTTCTCCACCGTGCGTTCGCAGATCAGGTCCACCAGGCCGGACACGAACGCCGCGTGCGTACCCGGGGTGGGAACACGGGTTGCTTCAATGCCCAGGTTCTTGCAGGTTTCCAGGGCTTCGGTGTCGAGGTCCCAGGCAACTTCCATGTGATCGCTGACGAAACCGAGGGGAACAATGACGACGCCGCGGACGCCATCGGGGGCGATTTCCTCAAGGTGGTCGTTGATGTCCGGCTCAAGCCACGGGATGTGCGGGGCGCCGGACCGGGACTGGTACACCAAGTCCCAGGCGACGTGGGGGGCCACGACATCCATGATGGCCTTGGCATTGGCCAGGTGCTGCGCAGCATAAGCCGAACCTTCGGCGAATTCGCGGGGCTCGTCCTCCGACCTGCCAGCGGCTTCGGCATCCCGCGTAGGGATGGAGTGCGTAGCGAACAATACGCGGATCTTTGAATCGGGATCTGACTCACCGGCAGCGGCAAGCTTGCCACGGATCTCTTCCAAGCCCGCAGACGTACCCTCCAGGAAGGGCTGGACGACGCCGGGGTGGTCGAAGTACTGGCGGATCTTGTCCACCTGGAGCTTGCCGTCCAATCCTGTTTCCGTCAGTGCAACGCCGATGTCTTCGCGGTACTGGCGGCAGCTGGAGTAACAGGAGTAGATGCTGGTGGTGAGCATCAGGAGCCGGCGATGTCCGGCGTCGTAAGCGTCCTGGAGTACAGGAGCGATGTAAGGATCCCAGTTGCGGTTACCCCAAAGGACCGGCAGTTCGATGTCGCGGCGGGCCAGCTCGGCCTCAATGGCGGCCTTCAGCTCACGGTTCTGCTGGTTGATGGGGCTGATGCCGCCGAAGGCGCGGTAGTGGTGGGATACCTCTTCCAGTCGCTCATCCGGGATGCCACGGCCACGGGTGACGTTGCGCAGGAACGGGATGACGTCGTCCTGCCCTTCAGGTCCGCCAAAGGAAGCGAGCAGCACGGCATCATAGTGCTTGGCTTCCTGGCGCCCACGCTCAGTGACGGCGTTCGTTGCGGTGGAGACAGCGGGGCTGGTCATGCGAGAACCTCGGCAATCTCGGCAGCCGTGACCCGGCGGCCGGTGTAGAAGGGGATTTCTTCGCGAACATGGTGGCGGGCTTCCGTGGCCCGCAGGTGGCGCATCAGGTCTACCAGGTCCACCAGTTCAGGTGCTTCGAGGCCAAGGATCCATTCCCAGTCACCCAGCGCGAAGGAGGACACAGTATTGGAGATGACCTGCGGGAATTCGCGTCCCAGCAGGCCGTGGTCGCGGAGCATCTTGCCGCGTTCGTCCGTCGGAAGCAGGTACCACTCGTAGGAGCGGACGAACGGGTAGACGCAGAGCCAGGTGCTCGGTTCGACGCCGCGGGCGTATGCCGGCACGTGGCTCTTGGAGAACTCGGCTTCGCGGTGCACGCCCATGGCAGACCAAACGATGTCGGTGCCGGCGAAAAGCTTGCTGCGGCGGATGGAGCGGACGGCGGCCTGCAGGTCCTCCGGCTTGGGCCCGTGGAGCCACACCATGATGTCCGCATCCGAGCGCATCGCCGAGACGTCGTAGCTGCCGCGGAGGATCACTCCACCCTCAGCGAGCTTCTCCGCAAGGGCGTCGAATTCCTGGGCAGCATCGCCGCTGCGCAGGACGTCGGCCGATCGCTTGAAGACCGTCCACAGCGTGTAGAACTGTTCTTCGGTTTCAGCAGTTTTAGTGACAGATTCGGCAGAAGTGTGGCTCATGGTTCAAGTTTGCCCCGTGCCAGCCCCTAAGTCGAAACGGATCAGTTCTACAACACGTAGAAGTGATGCAAATCACAGTTTTGAGGCATTCTCGGCTACGGCTGCGGCGAGCTGTGTCCGGGTGTCGGCCACCACGGCAGCCAGGCCATTCCCCGCCAACCAGCCTCCAACCACCGTCAAACCGGAGGCCGCGGCACACACAGCGCGCACGTGCCCGACCCGCTGTTTATGACCGACGGCGGCGAACGGCAAGGCTCCGGCCCACCGCACCACATCCCAATCCACGATGTCCGCCCGGGAGACCGGCACCGTCAACAACGCGGAGGCATCCATCAGCGCCGCGGCAAGGAGTGCCTCATCATCCAGGATGATGTCCGCTCCCCCGGCAGCTTCTTCACGCCGGCCATAGGACAGGCGCAGGACATGCGTCCCCGGCCCGGCTTCGCCCGCCAACCAGTCCCATTTGGCTGTCGCGTGGGTCAACGCCTTGGCCTTGATTCCGGGAGTTTGTGGTGCCACCAAAATTCCGGTCCCGCGGGGCCTGCTGTCAAGCTCGGGAAGGTCCACCACCATGGTCACGAGGCTCACCAGCGGTCCGGGTGCCGGACGCAAGCCGGACAGTTCCGGCAAGGACTGCTCAAGAAGCCCGACGGCGGCCGGGCCGTCGAGCGCAACCACCAACCGGCCGGCGTCGTACGTGGAACCTCCGGCGGTGACCCGCCAGCCGTCCGGGGTCTTGGCCACTGCGTCGGCGCGCTTTCCGGTCATCAGCCCGACGCCGCGTCCGCGCAGGTCCGCCACGAGCGCAGTCACCAGCGAATGCATGCCACCTTGCAAACCGGCGACGGCGGATCCAGCCTTGGCCGGGCCGGATGCGGAGCCAGCGGCGGCCCTGCGCTGGGCCGCCACAGCGGCGGCCAGTGAGCCATGCTGACGAATGCCCGCCCGCAGGCCTGGCGCAACCATGTCCACATCCAGAAGACCGGGGTCGGCCGAATGGACACCGCCCACCACCGGGGAAACCAGCCGGTCAAGGACCCTCTTGCCCATACGGCTCCGCACAAGCGCGGAAACACTGGTGACCTCCGAGGACGTACCAAAGGACGCGGGAAGCCAGGTGTCCAACGAGGCACGGATGGCTCCTGCGAGTCCCAGGGAACGGCGGACTTCCGGATCCCAGGGATTGGCGGGGATGCCCAGGATTCCCGTTTTGGGTAGTTCCTGCGGCCCGTCGGGTAATTGCACCCAGGCACCTCCGGGGTGCGGGGAAACGATTTTGTCCGCCAGGCCCAGCTCTCCGGCGAGATTGGCAACAGCCGGCGACCGGGTGGCAAACGATTCCGCCCCACTGTCAAGCTGCAGCCCGGCAACGACATGGCTTCCCACGCAGCCGCCCCAGGCGTCGCCCGCTTCCAGGATGGTGACGGCAAAGCCGGCCATGGCAAGTTCACGGGCAGCAATCAGGCCTGAGACGCCGCCGCCCACCACAACGGCGGACGGCCTGTCGGCCGGTGGCTTTGGCGTTGGGTGTCCCCCGCGCATCGGCACTACTCCGAAGGGATGGAGTGGATGAGTTCCACGACGCGGGTCAGGACGGTGGGGTCCGTTTCCGGAGGCACTCCGTGGCCCAGGTTCAGCACATGGCCCGGCGCGTGGGCTCCGGCCGCAATGACCTCACGGACATGGGCTTCAAGGACCTCCCACGGAGCGGAGAGAAGTGCGGGATCGATGTTTCCCTGCAGCGGAACGGTGCCACCCAAGCGGCGGTTGGCCTCATCCAAGGGGAGTCGGTAGTCCACGCCCACCACGTCCACTCCGACATCGCGCATCGCGACCAGGAGCTCGGACGTCCCCGTGCCGAAATGAATCAAGGGAGCACCCAGGCCACGGACATGATCCAGCGCCCGGGCGGACGCCGGCGCGACGTACTTGGTGTAATCAGCCAGGCCCAGTGAGCCTGCCCACGAGTCGAAGAGCTGCGCAGCCGAAGCACCCGCTTCGAGCTGGGCCTGGAGGAACATTCCGGAGGTGTCGGCGGCCCAGTTGGCCAGTGCCGCCCAGGTTTCAGGATCGGCGTGCATCATGGTCCGGGGTCCGAGGTGGTCCCGGGACGGCTTGCCTTCAACCATGTAGGCCGCCAAGGTGAAGGGGGCGCCGGCGAACCCGATAAGCGGGGTTTTCCCGAGTTCAGCAACAGTCAGGCGGACGGCTTCGCGGATGGGTTCCAGCGCCTCCCACGTCAGCGTGGGCAGGGCCGCTACATCAGCGGCCGTGCGGACAGGTTTGTCCA includes the following:
- the hemQ gene encoding hydrogen peroxide-dependent heme synthase, yielding MSHTSAESVTKTAETEEQFYTLWTVFKRSADVLRSGDAAQEFDALAEKLAEGGVILRGSYDVSAMRSDADIMVWLHGPKPEDLQAAVRSIRRSKLFAGTDIVWSAMGVHREAEFSKSHVPAYARGVEPSTWLCVYPFVRSYEWYLLPTDERGKMLRDHGLLGREFPQVISNTVSSFALGDWEWILGLEAPELVDLVDLMRHLRATEARHHVREEIPFYTGRRVTAAEIAEVLA
- the hemG gene encoding protoporphyrinogen oxidase, whose protein sequence is MRGGHPTPKPPADRPSAVVVGGGVSGLIAARELAMAGFAVTILEAGDAWGGCVGSHVVAGLQLDSGAESFATRSPAVANLAGELGLADKIVSPHPGGAWVQLPDGPQELPKTGILGIPANPWDPEVRRSLGLAGAIRASLDTWLPASFGTSSEVTSVSALVRSRMGKRVLDRLVSPVVGGVHSADPGLLDVDMVAPGLRAGIRQHGSLAAAVAAQRRAAAGSASGPAKAGSAVAGLQGGMHSLVTALVADLRGRGVGLMTGKRADAVAKTPDGWRVTAGGSTYDAGRLVVALDGPAAVGLLEQSLPELSGLRPAPGPLVSLVTMVVDLPELDSRPRGTGILVAPQTPGIKAKALTHATAKWDWLAGEAGPGTHVLRLSYGRREEAAGGADIILDDEALLAAALMDASALLTVPVSRADIVDWDVVRWAGALPFAAVGHKQRVGHVRAVCAAASGLTVVGGWLAGNGLAAVVADTRTQLAAAVAENASKL
- the hemE gene encoding uroporphyrinogen decarboxylase is translated as MTSSSAASKSTASNAPAGTLDANHPLKDGRTSDSPLITAYRGGTPSRRPVWFMRQAGRSLPEYLKVREGVAMLDSCLRPELAAEITLQPVRRHDVDAAIFFSDIVIPLKLAGVGVDIVPGVGPVLDKPVRTAADVAALPTLTWEALEPIREAVRLTVAELGKTPLIGFAGAPFTLAAYMVEGKPSRDHLGPRTMMHADPETWAALANWAADTSGMFLQAQLEAGASAAQLFDSWAGSLGLADYTKYVAPASARALDHVRGLGAPLIHFGTGTSELLVAMRDVGVDVVGVDYRLPLDEANRRLGGTVPLQGNIDPALLSAPWEVLEAHVREVIAAGAHAPGHVLNLGHGVPPETDPTVLTRVVELIHSIPSE